A stretch of Brassica napus cultivar Da-Ae chromosome C6, Da-Ae, whole genome shotgun sequence DNA encodes these proteins:
- the LOC106347226 gene encoding DExH-box ATP-dependent RNA helicase DExH15 chloroplastic-like: protein MNTLPVVSLTPSSSFKFFHFPSPLSHSPTFRFTRPLILRPTPHSRQSHLSLKALSPSQSQLSEDYDDEDEDEDEDEEDENDEDDDEAADEYDDITDETPNTDDDESEFPVDSPPESSRQRVELRWQRVEKLRSLVRDFGVEMIDIDELVSIYDFRIDKFQRLAIEAFLRGSSVVVSAPTSSGKTLIAEAAAVATVARGRRLFYTTPLKALSNQKFREFRETFGDDNVGLLTGDSAINKDAQIVIMTTEILRNMLYQSVGMASSGTGLFHVDAIVLDEVHYLSDISRGTVWEEIVIYCPKEVQLICLSATVANPDELAGWIGEIHGKTELVTSTRRPVPLTWYFSTKHSLLPLLDEKGIHVNRKLSLNYLQMSASEARYRDDDDGRRGRRSRKRGGDTSYNSLVNISDYPLTKNEINKIRRSQVPQISDTLWHLQGKDMLPAIWFIFNRRGCDAAVQYVENFQLLDDCEKGEVELALRKFRVLYPDAVRESAEKGLLRGIAAHHAGCLPLWKSFIEELFQRGLVKVVFATETLAAGINMPARTAVISSLTKKAGNERIQLGPNELFQMAGRAGRRGIDDKGYTVLVQTAFEGAEECCKLVFAGVKPLVSQFTASYGMVLNLVAGSKVTRKSNGTEDGKVLQAGRSLEEAKKLVEKSFGNYVSSNVMVAAKEELAEIDKKIEILTSEISDEAIDKKSRKLLSANQYKEITALQGELREEKRKRTEFRKRMELERFSALKPLLKGMEDGNLPFICLDFKDSEGMQQSVPAVYLGHIDSFNGSKLQKMMSLDESFALNVIEDEPAADEPIVKPSYYVALGSDNSWYLFTEKWIRTVYRTGFPNTALATGDALPREIMKALLDKADMQWDKLSESELGSMWRMEGSLETWSWSLNVPVLSSLSEEDEVLHMSQEYDNAAEQYKEQRSKVSRLKKRISRSAGFREYKKILENAKLTVEKMKRLKARSRRLINRLEQIEPSGWKDFMRVSNVIHESRALDINTHLIFPLGETAAAIRGENELWLAMVLRNKVLVDLKPPQLAGVCASLVSEGIKVRPWRDNNYIYEPSDTVVDVVNFLEEQRSSLIKLQEKHEVEISCCLDVQFSGMVEAWASGLSWKEMMMECAMDEGDLARLLRRTIDLLAQIPKLPDIDPKLQRSAAAAADIMDRPPISELAG, encoded by the exons ATGAACACTCTCCCCGTCGTCTCCCTcacaccttcttcttccttcaaaTTCTTCCACTTCCCTTCTCCTCTCTCTCATTCCCCAACCTTCCGCTTCACCAGACCCCTAATCCTCCGTCCAACACCACATTCAAGACAATCTCACCTCTCCTTGAAGGCTCTGTCACCGTCGCAATCTCAGCTCTCCGAGGACTACGAcgacgaagacgaagacgaagacgaagacgaagagGACGAAAATGACGAAGATGACGACGAAGCTGCAGACGAGTACGACGACATCACCGACGAAACTCCTAACACCGACGACGACGAGTCCGAGTTCCCGGTCGATTCGCCGCCGGAATCCTCTCGGCAGCGCGTGGAGCTTAGGTGGCAGAGAGTGGAGAAGCTTCGCAGCCTCGTTCGAGATTTCGGAGTCGAGATGATTGATATCGACGAACTCGTTTCCATCTACGACTTCCGAATCGACAAGTTTCAG AGATTGGCTATTGAGGCGTTTCTGAGAGGCTCTTCAGTGGTGGTTTCTGCTCCCACGAGTAGTGGGAAGACTTTGATAGCTGAAGCAGCAGCTGTTGCTACTGTGGCTAGAGGTCGGCGGTTGTTCTACACTACGCCTCTTAAAGCACTCTCCAATCAAAAGTTCCGCGAGTTTAG GGAGACGTTTGGTGATGATAATGTTGGTCTACTCACTGGTGACTCTGCCATCAACAAAGACGCTCAGATTGTGATCATGACTACTGAGATTCTCCGCAACATGTTGTATCAAAG TGTTGGAATGGCTTCTTCAGGAACTGGCCTTTTTCATGTTGATGCGATTGTTTTGGATGAGGTTCATTATTTAAGTGACATATCTAGAGGAACTGTGTGGGAAGAGATT GTTATTTATtgcccaaaggaggttcaacTTATATGCCTTTCAGCCACTGTTGCAAACCCAGATGAATTAGCTGGTTGGATTGGTGAG ATACATGGTAAGACTGAGTTGGTGACTTCGACAAGACGCCCGGTTCCATTAACTTGGTACTTCTCAACAAAACATTCTTTACTACCTCTGCTTGATGAGAAGGGGATACATGTGAATAG GAAGCTGTCTCTCAATTATTTGCAAATGTCAGCCTCGGAAGCTAGATATCGTGATGACGACGATGGCCGCAGGGGAAGGAGGTCAAGAAAACGAGGAGGTGATACAAGCTACAACAGCCTCGTGAACATTTCTGATTATCCTCTTACAAAAAATGAGATTAACAAGATCCGCCGTTCACAG GTGCCTCAAATCAGCGACACGTTATGGCATCTCCAGGGAAAAGATATGTTACCAGCGATATGGTTCATTTTTAACCGTAGAGGATGCGACGCAGCCGTGCAGTATGTTGAGAATTTTCAGCTTTTAGATGATTGCGAGAAAGGTGAAGTCGAGCTAGCCCTGAGGAAGTTTCGTGTTCTTTATCCAGATGCGGTGAGAGAGAGTGCAGAGAAAGGACTGCTAAGGGGAATCGCTGCACATCACGCAGGATGTTTACCTCTGTGGAAATCATTCATCGAGGAACTGTTTCAGCGAGGACTTGTTAAGGTTGTCTTCGCAACTGAGACGCTTGCTGCTGGAATAAACATGCCGGCCAGAACGGCTGTTATTTCATCTCTGACGAAAAAGGCTGGTAATGAGCGGATACAGCTGGGTCCTAACGAGTTGTTCCAGATGGCTGGGCGTGCTGGAAGGAGAGGGATCGATGACAAGGGCTACACTGTGCTGGTTCAGACTGCTTTTGAAGGCGCTGAAGAGTGCTGCAAACTTGTCTTTGCTGGAGTGAAACCTCTCGTGTCGCAGTTTACTGCTTCGTATGGAATGGTGTTGAATCTTGTAGCGGGTTCAAAAGTTACTCGTAAATCGAATGGAACTGAGGACGGGAAAGTCTTGCAAGCTGGGAGAAGTCTGGAGGAAGCCAAGAAGTTAGTTGAGAAGAGTTTCGGAAACTACGTGAGCAGCAATGTGATGGTTGCTGCGAAGGAGGAGCTTGCTGAAATCGACAAGAAGATCGAGATTCTGACGTCAGAGATAAGCGACGAAGCGATAGATAAGAAGAGCAGGAAGCTTCTGTCAGCGAATCAGTACAAGGAGATCACTGCACTTCAGGGAGAGCTGCGTGAAGAGAAACGCAAGCGTACTGAATTTCGAAAAAGGATGGAACTCGAAAGGTTCTCAGCATTAAAACCGCTTCTAAAAGGGATGGAAGACGGAAACTTACCGTTTATATGTTTGGACTTCAAAGATTCTGAAGGGATGCAGCAGTCAGTCCCTGCGGTTTACTTGGGGCATATCGATTCATTTAACGGTTCAAAGCTTCAGAAGATGATGTCTTTGGATGAGTCCTTTGCGTTGAACGTAATCGAGGATGAACCGGCGGCTGATGAGCCTATTGTTAAACCATCTTACTATGTGGCCCTTGGCTCTGATAACTCATGGTATCTCTTCACTGAGAAATGGATAAGGACTGTTTACAGGACTGGCTTCCCCAACACTGCTCTAGCGACAGGAGATGCTTTGCCTCGAGAAATCATGAAGGCTCTTCTTGACAAAGCAGATATGCAGTGGGATAAACTATCCGAATCCGAGCTCGGAAGTATGTGGAGAATGGAAGGATCTCTAGAGACATGGTCCTGGAGTTTAAACGTGCCTGTCCTGAGCAGCCTCTCCGAGGAAGACGAGGTGTTGCACATGTCCCAAGAGTATGACAACGCTGCTGAACAATACAAGGAACAAAGAAGCAAAGTGTCGCGGTTGAAGAAGAGGATATCACGATCAGCAGGGTTCAGAGAATACAAGAAAATTCTGGAGAACGCTAAGCTGACGGTTGAGAAGATGAAACGGCTCAAGGCGAGATCGAGACGCCTCATAAACCGTTTAGAGCAGATCGAACCGTCTGGTTGGAAAGACTTCATGCGCGTAAGCAATGTGATTCACGAGAGCAGAGCGTTGGACATTAACACACACTTGATATTTCCTCTGGGTGAAACAGCTGCTGCTATCAGAGGAGAGAACGAGCTCTGGCTCGCAATGGTGCTCCGGAACAAAGTCCTGGTCGATCTCAAGCCTCCTCAACTAGCTGGCGTATGTGCGAGTTTAGTCTCCGAAGGCATTAAAGTTCGACCGTGGAGAGACAACAACTATATATACGAGCCGTCTGATACAGTAGTTGATGTGGTTAACTTCTTAGAGGAACAAAGAAGCTCGCTTATAAAGCTTCAAGAGAAGCATGAGGTTGAGATTTCTTGTTGTTTGGATGTTCAGTTCTCTGGTATGGTTGAAGCTTGGGCCTCTGGGCTAAGCTGGAAAGAGATGATGATGGAATGTGCAATGGACGAAGGTGATCTTGCTCGTTTGTTGCGACGCACCATTGATCTCTTGGCTCAGATTCCTAAGTTGCCTGATATTGACCCCAAGCTGCAACGTAGTGCAGCTGCTGCAGCAGATATCATGGACCGTCCACCAATCAGCGAGCTTGCCGGTTAA